From a region of the Acidimicrobiales bacterium genome:
- a CDS encoding TIGR00730 family Rossman fold protein: MTDPSGPVAAGPTAEQLIEALADDVGNANRRHVVELLEAAVGLVSDHPSRLDLKIASAALTEMRQAFATFAPYHDRRKVTVFGSARTTPDSPAYTAAHDVAAEMASRNWMVVTGAGPGIMLAANHGAGREMSFGVNIRLPFEQEVNALLHGDEKLVEMKYFFTRKLMLMKESSGFVALPGGFGTQDETFELLTLQQTGKGEPAPVVLLDVPGGTYWQRWVDFVVDELEGGGMINPLDHTLYTMTDDVQVACDAVTSFWHNYHSIRYVGDRLVVRMQRRIPDEAIDELGDRFSHLLDSGRFERSKPLRPEVIDEDFVDLPRIAFNYGRRHYGKLRGLIDVVNRY; this comes from the coding sequence GTGACGGATCCGTCAGGTCCGGTGGCCGCGGGCCCCACGGCCGAGCAGCTGATCGAGGCTCTGGCAGACGACGTCGGCAACGCCAACCGGCGCCACGTCGTCGAACTGCTGGAGGCTGCGGTGGGCCTGGTGTCAGATCATCCCAGCCGGCTCGACCTCAAGATCGCATCTGCCGCGCTGACCGAGATGCGTCAGGCGTTCGCCACCTTCGCTCCGTATCACGACCGCCGCAAGGTCACTGTGTTCGGTTCGGCGCGCACCACCCCCGACAGCCCGGCCTATACCGCGGCCCACGACGTGGCCGCCGAGATGGCCAGCCGCAATTGGATGGTCGTGACGGGTGCCGGGCCGGGCATCATGCTGGCCGCCAACCATGGTGCCGGACGCGAGATGAGCTTCGGGGTCAACATACGCCTGCCCTTCGAGCAGGAGGTCAACGCCTTGTTGCACGGCGACGAGAAGCTCGTCGAGATGAAGTACTTCTTCACCCGCAAGCTGATGCTGATGAAGGAGTCCTCGGGTTTTGTGGCCCTGCCTGGAGGTTTCGGCACCCAGGACGAGACCTTCGAGCTGCTGACCCTGCAACAGACCGGCAAGGGCGAACCCGCGCCCGTCGTGTTGCTCGATGTGCCTGGTGGCACCTACTGGCAGCGGTGGGTCGACTTCGTCGTCGACGAACTCGAAGGCGGGGGCATGATCAACCCCCTCGACCACACCCTCTACACGATGACCGACGACGTCCAGGTCGCCTGCGATGCGGTGACGTCGTTCTGGCACAACTATCACTCGATTCGTTATGTGGGCGACCGCCTGGTGGTGCGGATGCAGCGCCGCATCCCAGACGAGGCCATTGACGAACTCGGCGACCGGTTCTCGCACCTGCTCGACAGCGGCCGTTTCGAGCGGTCAAAACCGCTGCGACCCGAGGTGATCGACGAAGACTTCGTCGATCTTCCCCGAATCGCTTTCAACTACGGTCGCCGCCACTACGGCAAGCTGCGCGGCCTCATCGACGTCGTCAACCGCTACTAG
- a CDS encoding DsrE/DsrF/DrsH-like family protein produces the protein MSDKPLVPDFGDDDSDRKICFIASKGTLDMAYPSLVMANAALMEGIETHIFFTFWGLDIVTKKHMHDLQFTWMGNTAMHPPGGGRFHMPQGMAGLPGMTAMATKMMKKQIHDLEVPEIPEFIEMIEAAGGQLWACKMSVDMMGYTKDDLADEVSDIITATDFIELSEGAQVIFT, from the coding sequence ATGTCTGACAAGCCACTGGTTCCCGATTTCGGCGACGACGACAGCGATCGCAAGATCTGCTTCATCGCCTCGAAGGGCACCCTCGACATGGCCTATCCGTCGCTGGTGATGGCCAACGCCGCCCTGATGGAGGGCATCGAGACCCACATCTTCTTCACCTTCTGGGGCCTCGACATAGTGACCAAGAAGCACATGCACGACCTGCAGTTCACCTGGATGGGCAACACCGCCATGCATCCTCCGGGAGGCGGCCGGTTCCACATGCCCCAGGGCATGGCCGGATTGCCGGGCATGACGGCGATGGCCACCAAGATGATGAAGAAGCAGATCCACGACCTGGAAGTCCCAGAGATCCCCGAGTTCATCGAGATGATCGAGGCCGCGGGCGGACAGCTGTGGGCATGCAAGATGTCGGTCGACATGATGGGCTACACCAAAGACGACCTGGCCGACGAGGTCAGCGACATCATCACCGCCACCGACTTCATCGAACTGTCGGAGGGCGCCCAGGTGATCTTCACTTGA
- a CDS encoding DUF3151 family protein, with product MSNVSLTPSGPPETIIAEVPAEQSQALAAALSRPADQQRAAVAEVVARYPRYLDAWAALGCLGRDPVERYAAFRVGYHRGLDTLRANGWRGSGYVRWAHDTNRGFLRSLLGLHRSAAEIGEADEEERCAQFLLQLDPSGVPAGE from the coding sequence ATGAGCAACGTCAGCCTGACACCCTCGGGACCGCCCGAAACGATCATCGCTGAGGTGCCTGCCGAGCAATCGCAGGCTCTGGCCGCGGCCCTCTCCCGGCCCGCCGACCAGCAGAGGGCGGCGGTGGCAGAGGTCGTGGCCCGCTATCCGCGTTATCTCGATGCTTGGGCTGCGCTGGGCTGCCTGGGACGCGACCCCGTCGAGCGTTATGCGGCGTTTCGTGTCGGCTATCACCGGGGCCTCGACACCCTGAGGGCCAACGGCTGGCGGGGCAGCGGTTATGTGAGGTGGGCACACGACACCAACCGCGGGTTCTTGCGTTCGTTGCTGGGCCTGCATCGCTCTGCGGCCGAGATCGGCGAAGCCGACGAGGAAGAGCGCTGCGCCCAGTTCCTGCTCCAACTCGACCCGTCAGGGGTTCCCGCTGGCGAATGA
- a CDS encoding serine hydrolase domain-containing protein: protein MASIESLRALMATHRERGLQAGSQLYVSVGGEPLVDMADGYLIQDHPLGTDHVLRLYEAGMPLTTVLVAQAVERGKIGLDDLIAQHLPQWGNGKEACTVRHVLTHMGGFAGAELGDRDLDGPDALAQICQHRAEHPPGVAAAFHSSPGWKVLQAVLESAERKPIEKLLHRNVLKPAGLVGQIALGLGPRDIERLSGKISPVHWRGYTAGGVEHRRDSIHNTTWHMAKVDPGISAWGSARALGRLYEALTGPDHRIVSETTAELFHAVHRYGVRDRTLGAPVPWGLGFQVAGSFSGSFGHRAFGHDGIAGRAFCDPADGVVGVYLTNGLTRRSDHERRMSEMTDLIQEVVMPRSSSAWLTTGMAALGI, encoded by the coding sequence ATGGCTTCGATCGAGTCGCTACGCGCCCTCATGGCCACCCACCGTGAGCGGGGCCTCCAGGCCGGATCACAGCTCTACGTCTCGGTGGGTGGCGAACCGCTGGTCGACATGGCCGACGGTTACCTGATTCAAGATCATCCCCTGGGGACCGACCATGTTCTGCGCCTGTACGAGGCCGGCATGCCCCTGACGACGGTGCTGGTGGCCCAGGCGGTCGAACGCGGCAAGATCGGCCTCGACGACCTGATCGCACAACATCTGCCCCAGTGGGGCAACGGCAAAGAGGCGTGCACCGTTCGCCACGTACTGACGCACATGGGCGGGTTCGCAGGCGCCGAACTGGGCGACCGCGACCTCGACGGCCCCGATGCCCTGGCCCAGATCTGTCAGCACCGCGCCGAGCACCCTCCCGGCGTCGCCGCAGCGTTCCACTCGTCGCCTGGTTGGAAGGTGCTTCAAGCGGTTCTGGAAAGCGCCGAGCGCAAGCCCATCGAGAAGCTGCTGCACCGAAACGTCTTGAAGCCCGCCGGCCTGGTGGGCCAGATCGCATTGGGGCTGGGTCCGCGCGACATCGAGCGCCTCAGCGGCAAGATCTCGCCCGTTCACTGGAGGGGCTATACCGCCGGAGGTGTTGAGCACCGCCGCGACAGCATCCACAACACCACCTGGCACATGGCCAAGGTCGATCCGGGAATCAGCGCTTGGGGTTCGGCACGTGCCCTAGGACGCCTGTACGAGGCTCTGACAGGGCCCGACCACCGAATCGTGTCAGAGACCACGGCCGAGCTGTTCCACGCTGTGCACCGCTACGGGGTACGCGACCGCACGCTGGGCGCGCCGGTTCCGTGGGGGCTGGGTTTCCAGGTGGCCGGATCGTTCAGCGGATCGTTCGGGCACCGGGCCTTCGGTCACGACGGCATTGCGGGCAGGGCGTTCTGCGACCCGGCCGATGGTGTCGTGGGCGTGTATCTGACCAACGGATTGACCCGCAGGTCAGACCACGAGCGTCGGATGAGCGAGATGACCGACCTGATTCAAGAAGTGGTGATGCCCCGCTCGAGCAGTGCGTGGTTGACCACCGGAATGGCAGCCCTGGGGATCTGA
- the pyk gene encoding pyruvate kinase, producing the protein MTRRTKIIATIGPASNDDAILKEMIVAGMDVARINTSHGHLDDHLETMLAVRRAAENVGKHVGVLADLPGPKVRTAPFPEGGVTLAEGDRVRVTAGSKASNREMIEVDYETIALDMRTGDKLAFGDGQVIAVVEAKDGDDLIARVAYGGLLEGRKGLHIPSDRLRVTAPTDVDLKYLDAFVEHGVDMVALSFARSAHDIRRLGVEPAPRGPLVVAKIETRAAVENLESIIDASGAVMVARGDLGAECPIEEIPHLQKEIISECIAQGRPAITATQMLESMITSPTPTRAEASDVANAVFDGSSAVMLSGETAVGHDPVNTVQIMARICQRADAAFDYDKWAERITSIRSQTAGWCRHPIAPQTQSPAAWEVSRQLDAAAIICLSRTGYTVRSIARFRPDTPILGFSSEDRTVSQLSLSWGVKPALQPDRTTSHEMVQDALHMSRDMYGLRTGDTVVVISGHSTETRATDTLRVMTIP; encoded by the coding sequence ATGACTCGGCGCACGAAGATCATCGCCACGATCGGCCCCGCCTCGAATGACGACGCGATCCTCAAAGAGATGATCGTCGCCGGAATGGACGTGGCGCGCATCAATACCTCCCATGGCCACCTCGACGATCACCTCGAGACGATGTTGGCCGTGCGTCGCGCCGCCGAGAACGTCGGCAAACACGTGGGTGTGCTGGCCGACCTGCCAGGCCCCAAGGTTCGCACCGCCCCGTTCCCCGAGGGTGGCGTGACGCTGGCCGAGGGCGACCGGGTGCGGGTCACCGCGGGCTCCAAGGCGTCGAACCGCGAGATGATCGAGGTCGACTACGAGACGATCGCCCTCGACATGCGCACTGGCGACAAACTCGCCTTCGGCGACGGCCAGGTGATAGCGGTGGTCGAGGCCAAAGACGGCGACGACCTGATCGCACGCGTCGCCTACGGCGGCCTGCTGGAGGGGCGCAAGGGTCTGCACATACCCAGCGATCGCCTGCGCGTCACCGCCCCGACCGATGTCGATCTCAAATATCTCGACGCGTTCGTCGAGCACGGCGTCGACATGGTGGCGTTGAGCTTTGCCCGGTCGGCCCACGACATTCGCCGCCTCGGGGTCGAACCGGCTCCGCGCGGCCCGCTGGTCGTGGCCAAGATCGAGACTCGTGCCGCGGTCGAGAACCTCGAGAGCATCATCGATGCCTCCGGCGCGGTCATGGTGGCCCGCGGCGACCTGGGCGCAGAGTGCCCCATCGAGGAGATACCGCACCTCCAGAAGGAGATCATCTCCGAGTGCATCGCCCAGGGGCGGCCCGCCATCACCGCCACCCAGATGCTCGAGTCGATGATCACCTCGCCCACACCCACCAGGGCCGAGGCATCCGACGTGGCCAACGCCGTTTTCGACGGTTCGTCCGCAGTGATGCTGTCTGGTGAGACGGCCGTGGGGCACGACCCCGTGAACACGGTTCAGATCATGGCCCGCATATGCCAGCGCGCCGATGCCGCGTTCGACTACGACAAGTGGGCCGAGCGCATCACGTCGATCCGCAGCCAAACCGCGGGGTGGTGCAGGCATCCGATCGCACCACAGACGCAATCACCCGCGGCGTGGGAGGTGTCGCGCCAGCTCGACGCTGCGGCCATCATCTGTTTGAGCCGCACCGGCTACACGGTGCGCTCTATCGCACGCTTTCGGCCCGACACACCCATCCTGGGATTCAGCTCAGAAGACCGCACCGTCAGCCAGCTGTCGCTCAGCTGGGGCGTCAAGCCGGCATTGCAGCCCGACCGCACCACGTCGCACGAGATGGTCCAAGACGCCCTGCACATGTCGCGCGACATGTACGGCCTGCGCACCGGCGACACGGTGGTGGTGATATCGGGTCACAGCACCGAGACCCGGGCCACCGACACCCTTCGGGTGATGACCATTCCCTAG
- a CDS encoding FAD/NAD(P)-binding oxidoreductase translates to MKKLLVLGAGTAGTMVANKLRPVLDEHEWKITLVDQYETHYYQPGLLFLPFGGYSRAELEKPKRRFMPRGVELIKSEIDLVEPQNNTVKLTNGQTLDYDYLIIATGTHATPDETPGLGAGEPGWYESVFDFYTIDGAEALRDKLDTWDGGKLVVQIIEMPIKCPVAPLEFTFLADAFFTERGMRDRVEIEYVTPLPGAFTKPVASKHLGAMLDERKIGLQADFFLEQVDGENHKLISFDEREVEYDLLVTVPVNMGAEYIGRSGLGDELRHVPVDKGNFLSKDWENIFALGDAAALPTSKAGSVAHFAIDIFTDNFLDYIEGKPMREVFDGHANCFIESGHGKGLLIDFNYDTEPLPGKYPLPGIGPFSLLEETEANHWGKLMFKWIYWNVLLQGKAMPIPALMSMAGKVREDLR, encoded by the coding sequence GTGAAGAAGCTACTGGTGCTCGGAGCCGGCACCGCCGGAACGATGGTCGCCAACAAGCTGCGCCCAGTTCTGGACGAACACGAATGGAAGATCACCCTCGTCGACCAGTACGAGACCCACTATTACCAGCCAGGCCTGCTGTTCCTGCCCTTCGGCGGATACAGCCGAGCCGAACTCGAGAAGCCCAAGCGCCGGTTCATGCCGCGGGGCGTAGAGCTGATCAAGTCCGAGATCGACCTGGTCGAGCCCCAGAACAACACGGTCAAGCTCACCAACGGCCAGACCCTCGACTACGACTACCTGATCATCGCCACCGGCACCCACGCCACACCGGACGAAACGCCCGGACTGGGCGCAGGCGAGCCCGGCTGGTACGAGTCGGTGTTCGACTTCTACACCATCGACGGCGCCGAGGCCCTGCGAGACAAGCTCGACACATGGGACGGCGGCAAGCTGGTGGTTCAGATCATCGAGATGCCCATCAAGTGCCCGGTGGCCCCGCTGGAGTTCACGTTCCTGGCCGACGCGTTCTTCACCGAGCGCGGCATGCGCGACCGGGTCGAAATCGAATACGTCACTCCCCTGCCAGGTGCATTCACCAAGCCGGTGGCGTCGAAGCATCTCGGCGCCATGCTCGACGAGCGCAAGATCGGTCTGCAGGCAGACTTCTTCCTCGAGCAGGTCGATGGCGAGAACCACAAGCTGATCAGCTTCGACGAACGTGAGGTCGAATACGACCTGCTGGTGACCGTGCCGGTGAACATGGGCGCCGAATACATCGGCCGCTCCGGCCTGGGCGACGAGCTGCGCCACGTTCCGGTCGACAAGGGCAACTTCTTGTCGAAGGACTGGGAGAACATCTTCGCCCTGGGCGATGCGGCGGCGCTACCCACATCGAAGGCCGGATCGGTGGCCCACTTCGCCATCGACATCTTCACCGACAACTTCCTCGACTACATCGAGGGCAAGCCGATGCGCGAGGTCTTCGACGGCCACGCCAACTGCTTCATCGAGTCGGGCCACGGCAAGGGCCTGCTGATCGACTTCAACTACGACACCGAGCCCCTGCCGGGCAAGTACCCGCTGCCAGGAATAGGCCCGTTCTCGCTGCTGGAGGAGACCGAGGCAAACCACTGGGGCAAGCTGATGTTCAAGTGGATCTACTGGAACGTCCTGCTGCAAGGCAAGGCCATGCCCATCCCGGCCCTGATGTCGATGGCGGGCAAGGTCAGGGAGGACCTGCGATGA
- a CDS encoding TusE/DsrC/DsvC family sulfur relay protein: MSTTTIAGVEVHVDDEGFMTEYEEWNEDIAKELAANIGIEMTEDHWPVIKFLREDYKEQGETPMLRRVANVGGVPTKQLFQLFPKKPAKKMSYIAGVPKPHGCV, translated from the coding sequence ATGAGCACCACCACCATCGCCGGAGTTGAGGTCCACGTCGACGACGAGGGCTTCATGACCGAATACGAAGAGTGGAACGAAGACATCGCCAAGGAACTGGCGGCCAACATCGGCATCGAGATGACCGAAGACCACTGGCCGGTGATCAAGTTCCTCCGCGAGGACTACAAGGAGCAGGGCGAAACCCCGATGCTTCGCCGTGTCGCCAACGTCGGCGGTGTGCCGACCAAGCAACTGTTCCAGCTGTTCCCCAAGAAGCCGGCCAAGAAGATGTCCTACATCGCCGGCGTACCCAAGCCGCACGGTTGCGTCTGA
- a CDS encoding DUF1801 domain-containing protein, which produces MTAWQRPTEVKLLSGDNPQVPKGDGEEPVRFYIEHMPEWKRDIGERIDRLIVDAVPGVYRKVRWNQPLYGADADTVFASFRCFTKKVQIAFHNGASLDPEPPKSAKHPSVRYLDILEDDELDEQQLSEWFRQACELPGEKL; this is translated from the coding sequence ATGACAGCCTGGCAACGACCCACCGAGGTGAAACTGCTGTCCGGGGACAATCCCCAGGTTCCCAAGGGTGACGGCGAGGAGCCGGTGCGGTTCTACATCGAGCACATGCCGGAGTGGAAACGAGACATCGGCGAACGCATCGACCGGCTCATCGTCGACGCAGTCCCCGGCGTGTACCGCAAGGTCCGTTGGAACCAGCCGTTGTACGGGGCCGACGCCGACACGGTGTTCGCTTCGTTCCGCTGCTTCACCAAGAAGGTCCAGATCGCTTTCCACAACGGCGCATCGCTCGACCCCGAACCGCCCAAGTCTGCCAAGCACCCCAGCGTCCGCTACCTGGACATTCTCGAAGACGATGAACTCGACGAACAACAGCTTTCCGAGTGGTTCCGGCAGGCGTGCGAGCTACCAGGCGAGAAGCTGTGA
- a CDS encoding histidine phosphatase family protein, translating into MELIFVRHGLPEHIETEDGSPADPPLAELGRRQAEAMAAWLTQEQIDAIYVSPMNRARETAQPLEWALKMEAIVRDDLAEFDRHHTSYIPSDVLKQTDYEAWQRLMQGGYEGMGDSTTFQDKVLAEVARIASDHKGQRVAVVCHGGVINAYLNDVLERGRDRFMFCNVDYTSISRVLVASSGQRSLMSINETAHIRSLPHPRDFK; encoded by the coding sequence GTGGAGCTGATTTTTGTCCGTCACGGACTTCCCGAACACATCGAAACCGAAGACGGGTCGCCCGCCGACCCACCCCTGGCCGAGCTGGGGCGCCGTCAGGCCGAGGCCATGGCCGCATGGCTCACGCAGGAACAGATCGATGCCATCTACGTGAGCCCGATGAACAGGGCCCGCGAAACCGCACAGCCGCTGGAATGGGCGCTGAAGATGGAAGCCATCGTCCGCGACGACCTGGCCGAATTCGACCGGCACCACACTTCCTACATCCCTTCCGATGTGTTGAAGCAGACCGACTACGAAGCCTGGCAGCGCCTGATGCAGGGCGGGTACGAGGGCATGGGCGACTCCACCACCTTCCAGGACAAGGTGCTGGCAGAGGTCGCGCGCATCGCTTCTGACCACAAGGGTCAACGGGTTGCCGTGGTATGCCACGGCGGTGTCATCAACGCCTATCTGAACGACGTGCTCGAGCGTGGCCGCGACCGTTTCATGTTCTGCAACGTCGACTACACGTCGATCAGCCGGGTGCTGGTGGCGTCGTCTGGTCAGCGCAGCCTGATGTCGATCAACGAGACCGCCCACATCCGGTCGCTCCCCCACCCCCGCGATTTCAAGTAA
- a CDS encoding DUF1641 domain-containing protein: MTVAQAPSIAELEAKIDVLTQQVAFLADEAMQAKRRREMWTELQADAMPIAGDFLEVVSRELDELSADVEIADFAQLLRRVVRVAPILDQALGYLEVFAELASDMWPLSDQVMDFATDRLVEADQKGYFAFAKGGMRVVDEVVTNFTEDDVQALGDNVVLILNTVKELTQPEIMAVLYRMIEAVQHQQAQMQLEPAEAPSFFQLLKRMRDPEIRKGLGRALNTLGVVSEVDPTRPTIETGDKK; this comes from the coding sequence ATGACCGTGGCGCAAGCTCCGTCGATCGCCGAGCTGGAAGCCAAGATCGACGTATTGACCCAACAGGTCGCATTCCTGGCCGACGAGGCCATGCAGGCCAAACGGCGCCGCGAGATGTGGACCGAGCTACAGGCCGACGCCATGCCCATCGCCGGCGACTTCCTCGAAGTGGTCAGCCGAGAGCTCGACGAGCTCAGCGCCGACGTCGAGATCGCCGACTTCGCCCAGCTGCTTCGCCGGGTGGTTCGGGTGGCTCCGATACTCGACCAGGCGCTTGGATACCTCGAGGTGTTCGCCGAGCTGGCATCGGACATGTGGCCTCTCAGCGACCAGGTGATGGATTTCGCCACCGACCGGTTGGTCGAGGCCGACCAGAAGGGTTACTTCGCCTTTGCCAAGGGCGGGATGCGAGTGGTGGACGAGGTCGTCACCAACTTCACCGAAGACGATGTGCAGGCACTGGGCGACAACGTCGTGCTGATCCTGAACACCGTCAAAGAACTGACCCAGCCCGAAATCATGGCGGTCTTGTACCGCATGATCGAAGCCGTGCAGCATCAGCAGGCGCAGATGCAACTCGAGCCGGCCGAGGCTCCCAGCTTCTTCCAGCTTCTGAAGCGCATGCGCGACCCCGAGATCCGCAAGGGCCTCGGCCGTGCACTCAACACCTTGGGCGTCGTTTCAGAAGTCGACCCCACCCGCCCCACTATCGAAACAGGAGACAAGAAATGA
- a CDS encoding molybdenum cofactor guanylyltransferase: MLAGGRSTRMGSDKALVPVGDVPMVRIVADVLRAAGIERVYVAGSMSRRAGLVAGCEVIDDIAEGRGPLGGVATALALADTVMVCTCDVPGIDAHDVQTLLAALRSQPAADVAVARSGVQIHPLVSVWRSGPTRPIVLDAIAEGPASVMSVLDRLASVEVELPATHLVNINTPGELAEFVQQHSGRAER; the protein is encoded by the coding sequence GTGCTGGCCGGAGGCCGGTCGACGCGCATGGGGTCCGACAAGGCCTTGGTCCCGGTGGGCGATGTGCCGATGGTGCGAATCGTGGCCGACGTGTTGCGTGCGGCAGGTATCGAACGCGTCTATGTGGCCGGTTCGATGTCGCGGCGTGCCGGCCTTGTGGCGGGGTGCGAGGTCATCGACGACATAGCCGAAGGTCGCGGCCCCCTGGGCGGCGTGGCCACCGCTCTGGCATTGGCCGACACGGTGATGGTCTGCACCTGCGATGTTCCGGGCATCGACGCGCACGATGTACAGACTCTGTTGGCTGCACTGCGCAGCCAGCCGGCCGCCGACGTCGCCGTTGCCCGCTCGGGCGTGCAGATCCACCCCCTGGTGTCGGTGTGGAGGTCTGGGCCGACCCGGCCCATCGTGCTCGATGCCATCGCCGAGGGCCCCGCTTCGGTCATGTCGGTGCTGGACCGCCTTGCTAGCGTCGAGGTCGAACTGCCGGCCACACATCTGGTCAACATCAACACGCCGGGCGAGCTGGCAGAATTTGTTCAGCAACACTCGGGTCGTGCCGAACGGTAA
- a CDS encoding HRDC domain-containing protein: MSRARKGNNKPERRTKPRAAGESYRWVDTEQGLDEVVEAICEAPRFALDTEFHRERTYYPKVALVQLAWDNAEHVVLIDPLAVDIAPLAKALESPGVVVMHAAQQDLEVLTRACGTVPTDLFDTQIAAGFVGLSSPSLSTLSDRFLKRRLPKGDRLTDWFQRPLNQAQREYAASDVLHLEEIHDLLLADLEQRGRVAWAAGECEKLRAKPIADGDPNLAWLKIKEARHLRGQARCIASELAAWRERTARATDQPVRFVLSDLALVTVSQNAPKTIDQLKAVRGLDGRHLKDGAGPQILDAVARGEQMPQSDIESTSSTTQTLERRLRPAVTLVSAWISQLARDEDLDPTLLATRSDIVSFLRDEPDAALREGWRNELIGTRVRALVEGKAALAFDDGSLVLVER, translated from the coding sequence GTGAGTCGCGCACGAAAGGGGAACAACAAGCCCGAACGGCGCACCAAGCCCCGCGCCGCCGGCGAGAGCTACCGATGGGTCGACACCGAACAAGGCCTAGACGAGGTCGTCGAGGCGATCTGCGAGGCCCCCAGGTTCGCGCTCGACACCGAGTTTCACCGCGAGCGCACCTACTACCCCAAGGTTGCGCTGGTCCAGTTGGCGTGGGACAACGCCGAACATGTTGTGCTGATCGACCCATTGGCCGTCGACATCGCCCCGCTGGCGAAGGCTCTCGAAAGCCCGGGTGTGGTGGTCATGCATGCGGCACAACAAGACCTCGAGGTCTTGACCCGGGCCTGCGGCACCGTTCCGACCGACCTGTTCGACACCCAGATAGCCGCAGGTTTCGTGGGTCTCAGCTCACCCTCGCTGTCGACCCTCTCCGATCGGTTCCTGAAGCGGCGCCTGCCCAAGGGCGATCGCCTCACAGACTGGTTCCAGCGCCCGTTGAACCAGGCCCAGCGCGAGTACGCGGCGTCCGACGTGCTGCATCTCGAAGAGATCCACGATCTGCTACTCGCCGATCTGGAACAGCGTGGGCGTGTCGCCTGGGCAGCGGGCGAGTGCGAGAAGCTGCGAGCCAAGCCCATAGCCGACGGCGACCCCAACCTGGCCTGGTTGAAGATCAAGGAGGCCAGGCATCTTCGCGGCCAGGCCAGATGTATTGCCAGCGAACTGGCAGCTTGGCGCGAGCGCACCGCCAGGGCCACCGATCAACCGGTGCGTTTCGTGTTGTCTGATCTGGCGCTGGTGACCGTCAGCCAGAACGCACCCAAGACCATCGACCAGCTCAAGGCGGTGCGGGGTCTCGACGGGCGCCATCTGAAAGACGGGGCCGGGCCCCAAATACTCGATGCGGTGGCGCGCGGCGAGCAGATGCCCCAGAGCGACATCGAGAGCACGTCTTCGACGACACAAACCCTCGAGCGGCGCCTGCGCCCGGCCGTTACCCTGGTTTCGGCGTGGATCAGCCAGCTGGCCAGGGACGAAGACCTCGATCCGACGCTGCTGGCCACCCGGTCAGACATCGTGTCTTTCCTGCGCGACGAACCCGACGCCGCCCTGCGCGAAGGCTGGCGAAACGAGCTCATCGGCACACGCGTGCGAGCCCTCGTGGAGGGCAAGGCGGCCCTCGCTTTCGACGATGGTTCGCTGGTGCTCGTCGAGAGGTGA
- the rpiB gene encoding ribose 5-phosphate isomerase B, protein MRIAIGSDHAGFELKQHLVEYLRSEGHDVTDFGTNSTESCDYPPICAAVGRAVVAGEADRGIVMGGSGQGEQIAANKVAGVRAALCHDLWMARMSRLHNDANVLSMGGRVVTPFMAEEIVDLWLATEFEGGRHQRRIDLLTDLES, encoded by the coding sequence ATGCGTATAGCGATCGGTTCCGACCACGCCGGCTTCGAGCTCAAGCAACACCTAGTCGAGTACCTTCGATCCGAAGGCCACGACGTGACCGACTTCGGTACCAACTCGACCGAGAGCTGCGACTATCCACCCATCTGTGCTGCGGTCGGACGTGCGGTGGTGGCCGGCGAAGCCGACCGCGGAATCGTGATGGGCGGCTCGGGTCAGGGCGAGCAGATCGCCGCCAACAAGGTCGCCGGCGTCAGGGCCGCGCTGTGCCACGACCTGTGGATGGCCCGCATGTCCAGGCTGCACAACGACGCCAACGTGTTGTCGATGGGAGGCCGGGTTGTCACCCCGTTCATGGCCGAAGAGATCGTCGATCTGTGGCTGGCGACCGAGTTCGAGGGCGGGCGTCACCAGCGCCGCATCGATCTTCTGACCGACCTCGAAAGCTGA